A single region of the Vicia villosa cultivar HV-30 ecotype Madison, WI linkage group LG4, Vvil1.0, whole genome shotgun sequence genome encodes:
- the LOC131598543 gene encoding protein neprosin-like, producing the protein MRSKVIFILLMLLITVYGTNSDGSFSKQKMLEVERKLKHLRKHSIKTIQSEDGDIIDCIDIKKQPAFDHPALKDHKIQMAPSYNSAKKDPIERTRSKTKSAMMTQKDEEWYVTVTSQIWQKNGSCPKGTIPVRRIRKRELLKARLIDEYGRKKPSILNRQVNHHQLNNNLDSFVQQQNHSKAVVFADGFRYLGGKGDIRVFGPWVEKDDEYSIARVSLLSGSYNDYECIESGWAVNPSVYGDRKTRLFVYWTADGSQETGCFDLTCPGFIQTSNEIALGAAIYPIPVPGGLPYQITIYIYKDPITNNWWVQYGEKTNIGYWPPEIFRAICYNAESVEWGGEVYSTTVGHTPHTKTQMGNGRFSGPDSASILRMRIHDNSAMLKIPEWVYYYSDEYNCYNVRYLADYVEDPELYYGGPGSNMMCP; encoded by the exons ATGAGATCTAAAGTTATATTCATTCTCTTGATGCTGTTAATTACGGTTTACGGTACTAACAGTGATGGCTCTTTCTCTAAACAGAAGATGTTGGAAGTTGAGAGAAAACTAAAGCATCTTAGAAAACACTCAATAAAAACCATTCAG AGTGAAGATGGAGATATTATTGATTGCATCGACATTAAAAAGCAACCCGCGTTTGATCATCCTGCTTTGAAAGATCACAAAATCCAG ATGGCTCCTAGTTACAATTCAGCTAAGAAGGATCCCATAGAAAGGACTAGAAGTAAAACAAAGAGTGCCATGATGACGCAAAAGGATGAAGAGTGGTATGTGACAGTAACTTCCCAAATATGGCAGaaaaatggaagttgtccaaAGGGAACCATACCTGTTCGAAGAATACGAAAGAGAGAGCTTCTTAAGGCTCGCTTAATTGATGAATATGGAAGGAAGAAACCAAGTATTTTAAATAGACAAGTTAATCATCATCAGCTGAATAATAATCTCGATTCCTTTGTACAGCAACAAAATCACTCG AAGGCAGTAGTATTTGCAGACGGATTCCGCTACTTGGGAGGTAAAGGAGACATTAGAGTTTTTGGTCCTTGGGTTGAAAAGGATGACGAATACAGCATTGCTCGGGTTTCTCTTTTGAGTGGATCTTACAATGACTACGAATGTATAGAATCCGGTTGGGCG GTCAATCCTAGCGTTTATGGAGACAGAAAGACTCGATTATTCGTTTATTGGACG GCCGATGGTTCGCAGGAAACAGGTTGCTTTGATCTGACCTGTCCTGGATTTATTCAAACCAGCAATGAAATTGCCTTAGGTGCTGCAATTTATCCAATACCAGTTCCTGGTGGTCTTCCATACCAAATAACTATTTACATCTATAAG GATCCAATTACTAATAATTGGTGGGTGCAATATGGTGAGAAGACCAACATAGGTTATTGGCCACCAGAAATATTTAGAGCAATTTGCTACAATGCTGAATCAGTGGAATGGGGTGGTGAAGTTTACAGTACAACGGTTGGACATACTCCTCATACCAAAACACAAATGGGTAACGGACGATTTTCTGGGCCTGATTCGGCTTCCATATTGAGGATGCGAATTCACGATAATTCTGCGATGCTGAAGATCCCAGAATGGGTTTATTATTACTCAGATGAATATAATTGTTACAACGTTCGATATCTTGCGGATTACGTTGAAGATCCTGAGTTGTATTATGGAGGACCTGGTAGTAATATGATGTGCCCTtaa